The following coding sequences lie in one Lelliottia jeotgali genomic window:
- a CDS encoding membrane protein YfcA, with protein sequence MDNFVDLFMVSPLLLVVLFFVAMLAGFIDALAGGGGLLTVPALLAAGMSPAQALATNKLQACGGSLSASIYFIRRKVVSLADQKLNILMTFIGSTSGALLVQHVQSDILRQILPILVICIGLYFLLMPKLGEEDRQRRLHGLPFALIAGGCVGFYDGFFGPGAGSFYALAFVTLAGFNLAKSTAHAKVLNATSNLGGLLLFIIGGKVIWATGFVMMVGQFLGARVGSRLVLSKGQQLIRPMIVIVSAVMSAKLLYDSHGQEILHWLGMN encoded by the coding sequence ATGGATAATTTCGTCGATCTGTTTATGGTGTCGCCGCTGTTACTGGTGGTGCTGTTTTTTGTCGCGATGCTGGCGGGATTTATCGATGCGCTGGCGGGTGGAGGCGGATTGCTCACGGTGCCTGCGCTGCTGGCGGCGGGCATGAGTCCGGCTCAGGCGCTGGCGACCAATAAGCTTCAAGCCTGCGGCGGTTCGCTTTCCGCGTCGATCTACTTTATTCGTCGTAAAGTGGTCAGCCTTGCCGATCAGAAACTCAATATTCTGATGACCTTTATCGGCTCTACCAGCGGTGCGCTGCTGGTCCAGCACGTGCAGTCGGACATTTTGCGCCAGATTTTACCAATCCTTGTGATCTGCATTGGTCTCTATTTTTTACTGATGCCAAAATTGGGTGAAGAGGACAGACAACGTCGCTTGCACGGCCTGCCGTTTGCCCTCATTGCCGGGGGCTGCGTCGGCTTTTACGATGGCTTTTTCGGCCCCGGTGCGGGTTCGTTTTATGCGCTGGCGTTTGTCACGCTGGCCGGTTTTAATCTCGCCAAATCCACCGCTCACGCCAAAGTACTCAACGCTACTTCGAACCTCGGCGGTCTGCTGCTGTTTATTATTGGCGGCAAGGTGATTTGGGCGACCGGCTTTGTGATGATGGTCGGGCAGTTTTTAGGCGCGCGCGTCGGCTCGCGTCTGGTATTGAGCAAAGGGCAACAGCTTATTCGTCCGATGATTGTGATTGTGTCGGCGGTGATGAGTGCCAAACTTCTTTATGACAGCCACGGACAGGAGATCCTCCACTGGTTGGGGATGAACTAA
- a CDS encoding Murein endopeptidase: MKKTAIALLALLASGASLAATPWQKITHPIAGSAQSIGAFANGCIVGAQDLPLQSDTYQVMRTDQRRYFGHPDLVLFIQRLGNQVHNLGMGTMLIGDMGMPAGGRFNGGHASHQSGLDVDIFLQLPKTRWSSAQLLKPQALDLVARDGKSVVPSLWSPDISSMIKLAAKDNDVTRIFVNPAIKQQLCLDAGTDRDWLRKVRPWFQHRAHMHVRLRCPANSLECEDQPLPPPGDGCGAELQSWFEPAKPGTTKPEKKTPPPLPPSCQALLDEHVL, from the coding sequence ATGAAAAAAACCGCTATTGCTCTGCTGGCACTGCTCGCCAGCGGAGCCAGTCTGGCAGCCACCCCGTGGCAGAAAATTACCCATCCGATCGCGGGCAGCGCCCAGTCGATCGGCGCGTTTGCCAACGGTTGTATTGTAGGCGCGCAAGATTTACCGCTGCAATCTGATACCTATCAGGTGATGCGCACCGACCAGCGTCGTTACTTTGGTCATCCGGATCTGGTGCTGTTTATCCAGCGTCTGGGTAACCAGGTGCACAACCTGGGGATGGGGACGATGCTGATTGGCGATATGGGAATGCCAGCGGGCGGTCGCTTCAACGGTGGTCACGCCAGCCATCAGTCCGGTCTGGATGTTGATATCTTCCTGCAATTGCCGAAAACACGCTGGAGCTCCGCGCAACTGCTGAAACCGCAGGCGCTGGATTTAGTGGCGCGCGATGGCAAAAGCGTAGTGCCATCCCTGTGGTCGCCGGACATTTCCAGCATGATCAAACTGGCTGCAAAAGATAACGATGTCACGCGCATCTTCGTGAACCCGGCGATCAAACAGCAGCTGTGCCTCGATGCCGGAACGGATCGCGACTGGCTGCGAAAAGTGCGTCCGTGGTTCCAGCATCGTGCGCATATGCACGTGCGTCTGCGTTGCCCGGCGAACAGCCTTGAATGTGAAGATCAGCCGTTACCGCCGCCGGGAGATGGCTGCGGGGCCGAGCTGCAGAGCTGGTTTGAGCCAGCAAAACCTGGAACCACCAAGCCTGAGAAGAAGACACCGCCTCCGTTGCCGCCTTCCTGCCAGGCGCTACTGGATGAGCATGTACTGTAA
- a CDS encoding Chorismate synthase has product MAGNSIGQLFRVTTFGESHGLALGCIVDGVPPGIELTEADLQHDLDRRRPGTSRYTTQRREPDQVKILSGVFEGRTTGTSIGLLIENTDQRSQDYGAIKDVFRPGHADYTYEQKYGFRDYRGGGRSSARETAMRVAAGAIAKKYLAQKFGIVIRGCLTQMGDIPLAIKDWDLVEQNPFFCADADKIDALDELMRGLKKEGDSIGAKVTVVADGVPPGLGEPVFDRLDADIAHAMMSINAVKGVEIGDGFDVVALRGSQNRDEITKDGFQSNHAGGILGGISSGQQIVTNIALKPTSSITVPGRTINRSGEEVEMITKGRHDPCVGIRAVPIAEAMLAIVLMDHFLRQRAQNADVTAPLPRW; this is encoded by the coding sequence ATGGCAGGAAACAGTATTGGACAATTATTCCGTGTAACCACTTTCGGTGAGTCTCACGGCCTGGCGCTGGGTTGCATCGTGGACGGTGTTCCGCCTGGCATCGAACTGACCGAAGCCGATTTACAGCACGATCTCGATCGTCGCCGTCCGGGGACCTCGCGCTACACCACGCAGCGTCGCGAGCCTGACCAGGTCAAAATTCTCTCCGGCGTTTTCGAGGGCCGCACCACCGGCACCAGTATCGGTCTGCTGATTGAAAATACCGATCAGCGTTCCCAGGACTACGGCGCGATCAAAGACGTTTTCCGCCCAGGACACGCTGATTACACCTACGAACAAAAATACGGTTTTCGCGACTATCGCGGCGGCGGGCGCTCTTCGGCGCGTGAAACCGCCATGCGTGTGGCCGCAGGCGCTATCGCTAAAAAATATCTGGCGCAGAAATTTGGCATCGTGATCCGCGGCTGCCTGACCCAGATGGGCGACATTCCACTGGCGATCAAAGACTGGGATCTGGTCGAACAGAACCCGTTCTTCTGCGCGGATGCCGACAAAATTGATGCCCTGGACGAACTGATGCGCGGCCTGAAAAAAGAGGGCGACTCCATTGGTGCGAAAGTGACCGTGGTGGCAGACGGCGTTCCGCCGGGCCTCGGTGAACCGGTCTTCGATCGCCTTGATGCAGACATCGCCCACGCGATGATGAGCATCAATGCGGTGAAGGGCGTTGAGATTGGCGACGGTTTTGACGTGGTGGCGCTGCGCGGCAGCCAGAACCGCGACGAAATCACCAAAGATGGTTTCCAGAGCAACCACGCGGGCGGCATTCTGGGCGGTATCAGCAGCGGACAGCAAATTGTGACCAACATTGCGCTGAAACCAACCTCCAGCATTACCGTTCCGGGGCGCACTATTAACCGCTCTGGCGAAGAAGTTGAGATGATCACCAAAGGGCGTCACGACCCGTGTGTGGGTATCCGTGCGGTGCCGATCGCAGAAGCGATGTTGGCGATTGTGCTGATGGATCATTTCCTGCGCCAGCGCGCGCAGAATGCGGACGTTACGGCCCCTCTTCCACGCTGGTAA
- a CDS encoding Protein-N(5)-glutamine methyltransferase PrmB, methylates LSU ribosomal protein L3p, with translation MDKIFVDEAVNELHTIQDMLRWSVSRFSAANIWYGHGTDNPWDEAVQLVLPSLYLPLDIPEDMRTARLTSSEKHRIVERVIRRVNERIPVAYLTNKAWFCGHEFYVDERVLVPRSPIGELINNHFAGLIDHQPQHILDMCTGSGCIAIACAYAYPEAEVDAVDISTDALAVTEHNIEEHGLIHHVTPIRSDLFRDLPKLQYDLIVTNPPYVDAEDMSDLPNEYRHEPELGLASGSDGLKLTRRILACAPDYLTDDGILICEVGNSMVHLMEQYPDVPFTWLEFDNGGEGVFMLTKAQLIAAREYFSIYKD, from the coding sequence ATGGATAAAATTTTTGTCGATGAAGCAGTAAACGAACTGCATACCATTCAGGACATGTTGCGTTGGTCCGTCAGCCGCTTTAGCGCCGCCAACATCTGGTACGGTCATGGTACGGACAATCCGTGGGATGAGGCGGTTCAACTGGTTCTGCCGTCCCTGTATCTGCCGCTGGATATTCCAGAGGACATGCGCACAGCACGTCTGACCTCCAGCGAAAAACACCGCATCGTTGAGCGCGTGATTCGCCGCGTTAACGAACGCATTCCGGTCGCTTATCTCACCAATAAAGCCTGGTTCTGCGGCCACGAATTCTATGTTGATGAACGTGTGCTGGTGCCGCGCTCACCGATTGGCGAGCTGATCAACAACCACTTCGCGGGTCTGATCGACCATCAGCCGCAACACATTCTGGATATGTGTACCGGCAGCGGCTGTATCGCGATTGCCTGCGCGTACGCCTACCCGGAAGCGGAAGTCGACGCGGTGGATATATCCACCGACGCGCTGGCCGTTACCGAACACAACATCGAAGAACACGGTCTGATTCATCACGTTACGCCAATCCGCTCCGATCTGTTCCGTGACTTGCCAAAACTGCAATATGACCTGATTGTCACCAACCCGCCGTACGTTGACGCAGAAGATATGTCCGATCTGCCAAACGAATATCGCCACGAGCCAGAACTCGGCCTGGCGTCCGGGTCTGACGGCCTGAAGCTGACGCGCCGCATTCTGGCCTGTGCCCCGGATTATCTGACCGATGACGGCATTCTGATTTGTGAAGTCGGTAACAGCATGGTACATCTGATGGAGCAGTACCCGGACGTGCCGTTCACCTGGCTTGAATTTGACAACGGTGGCGAAGGCGTCTTCATGTTGACCAAAGCGCAGCTCATCGCCGCGCGCGAATACTTCAGCATCTATAAAGATTAA
- a CDS encoding Phosphohistidine phosphatase SixA produces the protein MQVFIMRHGDAALDAASDSVRPLTTCGCDESRQMATWLKGQKVDIDRVLVSPFLRAEQTLDVVGECMNLPKGVDVLPELTPCGDVGLVSAYLQALCNEGVASALVISHLPLVGYLVSELCPGETPPMFTTSAIANVTLDESGKGVFNWQMSPCNLKMAKAI, from the coding sequence ATGCAAGTTTTTATCATGCGTCACGGCGACGCGGCACTCGATGCTGCCAGTGACTCTGTTCGTCCTTTGACCACCTGTGGCTGTGACGAATCCCGTCAAATGGCGACCTGGCTCAAGGGCCAAAAAGTGGATATCGATCGTGTACTGGTGAGCCCTTTCCTGCGGGCCGAGCAGACGCTGGATGTGGTAGGGGAATGTATGAACCTGCCTAAAGGCGTGGATGTTCTTCCTGAACTCACTCCGTGCGGCGATGTGGGTCTTGTCAGCGCTTATCTTCAGGCGCTGTGCAATGAAGGTGTCGCTTCTGCACTGGTGATTTCCCATCTGCCGCTGGTCGGCTACCTGGTGTCTGAACTGTGCCCCGGCGAAACGCCACCGATGTTTACTACCTCGGCCATTGCTAACGTCACCCTCGACGAAAGCGGCAAAGGGGTATTTAACTGGCAAATGAGTCCGTGCAATTTGAAGATGGCAAAAGCTATCTGA
- a CDS encoding Enoyl-CoA hydratase, which produces METTSAFSLKVRLDNIAVVTIDVPGEKMNTLKAEFGVQVRAILKQIRENKEIRGLIFISAKPDNFIAGADINMIARANSAMEAEELARQGQQIMAEIHGLPIPVIAAIHGACLGGGLELALACHSRICTDDGKTVLGLPEVQLGLLPGSGGTQRLPRLIGVSTALEMILTGKQLRPRQALKAGLVDEVVPHSILLEAAVELALKGRQASRHLPVRERILAGPLGRALLFNMVGKKTEQKTKGNYPATKRILSVIETGLSQGSSSGYAAEAKAFGELAMTPQSQALRSIFFASTDVKKDPGSDASPAPLTAIGVLGGGLMGGGIAFVTASKGKLPVRIKDINPKGINHALQYSWQHLDQKVKRRHIKASERDKELALISGTTDYSGFQHRDVVIEAVFEDLNLKQQMVAEVEQHCAPHTIFASNTSSLPIGDIAEKAARPEQVIGLHFFSPVEKMPLVEVIPHASTSAQTVATVVKLAKLQGKTPIVVADKAGFYVNRILAPYINEAMRLLTEGEKIDHIDEALVKFGFPVGPIQLLDEVGIDTGTKIIPVLEAAYGERFSPPANIVSTILNDDRKGRKNGRGFYLYAVKGRKSKKQVDPSVYGLIRASGQGKLSAQQCAERCVMMMLNEAARCFDEQVVRSARDGDIGAVFGIGFPPFLGGPFRYMDSLGAGEVVAILQRLASLYGPRFTPCEPLMRMAENNLHFWPTEETDLVT; this is translated from the coding sequence ATGGAAACGACTTCCGCTTTTTCCCTGAAAGTCCGTCTGGACAATATTGCTGTCGTCACCATCGACGTGCCGGGCGAGAAAATGAATACCCTGAAAGCCGAGTTTGGTGTTCAGGTGCGGGCTATCCTCAAGCAAATTCGTGAAAACAAAGAGATTCGCGGGCTGATCTTTATCTCAGCCAAGCCAGATAATTTTATCGCGGGGGCAGATATTAATATGATCGCCCGCGCTAACAGTGCGATGGAGGCCGAAGAGCTCGCTCGTCAGGGACAGCAGATCATGGCTGAGATCCACGGATTGCCGATCCCGGTGATCGCGGCGATCCACGGCGCGTGTCTTGGCGGCGGTCTGGAGCTGGCGCTGGCCTGCCACAGCCGAATTTGCACGGATGATGGGAAAACCGTACTCGGCCTGCCTGAAGTGCAGCTTGGACTGTTACCGGGTTCAGGGGGAACCCAACGTTTGCCGCGCCTTATTGGTGTGAGTACTGCGCTGGAGATGATTCTGACCGGTAAACAGCTGCGCCCTCGTCAGGCATTAAAAGCCGGGCTGGTGGACGAAGTGGTTCCGCACTCGATTCTGCTGGAAGCGGCAGTTGAGCTGGCGCTAAAAGGGCGTCAGGCCAGTCGTCATTTGCCGGTACGTGAGCGTATTCTGGCAGGGCCGCTTGGGCGCGCTCTGCTGTTTAATATGGTTGGCAAGAAAACCGAGCAAAAAACCAAAGGCAACTACCCGGCGACTAAACGCATTCTGAGTGTGATTGAAACCGGTCTGTCGCAGGGCAGCAGCAGTGGCTATGCGGCAGAGGCAAAAGCCTTTGGTGAGCTGGCAATGACGCCGCAATCTCAGGCGTTGCGCAGCATTTTCTTTGCCAGTACCGACGTGAAAAAAGATCCCGGAAGTGATGCTTCTCCTGCGCCGCTCACTGCCATTGGTGTGCTCGGCGGTGGGTTGATGGGCGGTGGAATTGCATTCGTGACAGCCAGCAAAGGCAAATTGCCGGTACGTATTAAAGACATCAATCCCAAGGGCATCAACCATGCCCTGCAATACAGCTGGCAACACCTTGATCAAAAGGTCAAACGCCGCCATATCAAAGCCAGTGAACGCGACAAAGAACTGGCGCTGATTTCCGGCACCACCGATTACAGTGGTTTTCAGCATCGTGATGTGGTGATTGAAGCCGTGTTTGAAGATCTGAATCTCAAGCAGCAGATGGTCGCGGAAGTGGAGCAGCACTGCGCGCCGCACACCATTTTTGCCTCAAATACGTCGTCGTTGCCGATTGGCGATATTGCGGAGAAAGCAGCACGCCCGGAGCAAGTAATCGGTTTGCACTTCTTTAGTCCGGTCGAAAAAATGCCGCTAGTGGAGGTTATTCCCCATGCATCAACCAGCGCACAAACGGTGGCAACGGTGGTGAAGCTCGCTAAGTTGCAGGGAAAAACGCCGATTGTGGTGGCCGATAAGGCCGGCTTTTACGTCAACCGTATTCTCGCGCCTTATATTAATGAGGCCATGCGGCTGCTGACCGAAGGCGAGAAAATCGATCACATCGATGAAGCCTTAGTGAAGTTTGGTTTTCCTGTCGGTCCAATCCAACTTTTGGATGAGGTTGGAATAGACACAGGCACTAAAATTATACCTGTGTTAGAAGCGGCTTATGGAGAACGTTTTAGCCCGCCTGCAAACATTGTTTCTACGATCCTGAATGACGATCGCAAAGGCAGAAAAAATGGACGCGGCTTCTATCTTTACGCAGTTAAAGGGCGTAAAAGCAAGAAACAGGTCGACCCCTCGGTTTATGGGCTTATTCGCGCCAGCGGCCAGGGGAAGCTGTCAGCACAGCAATGTGCTGAGCGCTGCGTCATGATGATGCTCAACGAAGCGGCTCGTTGTTTTGACGAGCAGGTCGTTAGAAGTGCGCGAGACGGCGATATTGGCGCCGTGTTTGGCATTGGTTTTCCACCTTTCCTGGGTGGCCCGTTCCGCTATATGGATAGTCTGGGCGCGGGTGAAGTTGTGGCAATATTGCAGCGTCTGGCATCGCTTTATGGTCCGCGGTTTACTCCGTGTGAACCTTTAATGCGGATGGCAGAAAATAATCTGCACTTTTGGCCGACAGAGGAAACTGACCTCGTAACTTAA
- a CDS encoding 3-ketoacyl-CoA thiolase, translated as MSQALPLVTRQGDRIAIVSGLRTPFARQATAFHGIPAVDLGKMVVGEMLARSEIPPEVIEQLVFGQVVQMPEAPNIAREIVLGTGMNVHTDAYSVSRACATSFQAVANVAESLITGTIRAGIAGGADSSSVLPIGVSKKLARVLVDVNKARTMGQRLKLFSRLRLRDLAPVPPAVAEYSTGLRMGDTAEQMAKTYGITREQQDALAHRSHQRAALAWSEGKLADEVMTAYIPPFREPLVEDNNIRGNSTLADYAKLRPAFDRKHGTVTAANSTPLTDGAAAVILMTESRAKELGLVPLGYLRSYAFTAIDVWQDMLLGPAWSTPLALERAGLTMADLTLIDMHEAFAAQTLANLQLLASERFARDVLGRVHATGEVDESKFNVLGGSIAYGHPFAATGARMITQTLHELRRRGGGFGLVTACAAGGLGAAMVLEAE; from the coding sequence ATGAGTCAGGCATTACCGCTCGTCACCCGTCAGGGTGATCGCATTGCCATTGTCAGTGGATTGCGTACTCCGTTTGCACGTCAGGCGACGGCATTTCACGGAATACCGGCTGTCGATCTGGGTAAAATGGTGGTGGGGGAGATGCTGGCACGCAGCGAAATACCCCCTGAGGTTATCGAACAGCTGGTGTTTGGGCAGGTGGTTCAAATGCCCGAAGCGCCCAACATCGCCCGCGAAATCGTGCTCGGCACCGGCATGAACGTCCATACGGACGCCTACAGCGTCAGTCGCGCCTGTGCGACCAGCTTCCAGGCCGTCGCCAACGTGGCGGAAAGCCTGATCACCGGGACTATTCGTGCGGGCATTGCGGGCGGGGCTGACTCCTCGTCCGTTCTGCCAATTGGCGTCAGTAAAAAGCTGGCTCGCGTGCTGGTAGACGTCAACAAAGCTCGCACGATGGGGCAGCGCCTCAAACTTTTCTCACGCCTTCGCCTGCGCGATCTCGCGCCTGTGCCGCCTGCGGTTGCGGAATACTCTACCGGCCTGCGAATGGGCGATACCGCCGAGCAAATGGCAAAAACGTACGGCATTACGCGCGAACAGCAGGATGCGCTGGCGCATCGTTCACATCAACGCGCGGCGCTGGCGTGGTCAGAGGGCAAACTCGCGGACGAAGTCATGACGGCCTACATTCCGCCATTCCGTGAGCCTCTCGTTGAAGATAACAACATTCGCGGGAACTCAACGCTGGCGGATTATGCAAAGTTGCGTCCGGCGTTTGACCGCAAACACGGTACCGTTACAGCGGCGAATAGCACGCCGCTCACCGACGGTGCGGCAGCAGTGATCCTGATGACGGAGTCCCGCGCTAAAGAGCTGGGTTTGGTTCCGCTGGGTTATCTGCGCAGCTATGCATTCACCGCTATCGACGTCTGGCAGGACATGCTGCTGGGGCCGGCATGGTCTACTCCACTGGCGCTCGAACGCGCCGGATTAACGATGGCTGATTTAACCCTGATCGATATGCACGAAGCCTTTGCCGCACAAACGCTCGCGAACCTGCAACTGTTGGCCAGCGAACGCTTTGCCCGCGACGTGCTGGGCCGCGTTCATGCCACCGGCGAAGTGGACGAGAGCAAATTTAATGTGCTGGGCGGCTCCATCGCTTACGGCCACCCGTTTGCGGCTACCGGCGCACGTATGATCACCCAAACGCTGCATGAACTTCGCCGTCGCGGCGGCGGTTTTGGTCTGGTTACCGCCTGCGCGGCGGGTGGCCTGGGTGCGGCGATGGTTCTGGAGGCTGAATAA
- a CDS encoding Long-chain fatty acid transport protein codes for MSQKTLFKKTALAVAVAIVSTSAWSAGFQLNEFSSSGLGRAYSGEGAIADDAGNVSRNPALITMFDRPTFSMGAVYIDPDVNVTGKSNLTGQSANQDNIAPVAWVPNMHFVMPINDQFGWGASVTSNYGLATEFNDSYAAGIYGGKTDLQTINLNLSGAYRLDSNWSFGVGFDAVYAKAKIERYAGSLGPLLASQLQGRVPPSMLDGISSPDDQIAYLKGDEWGFGWNAGILYELDKNNRWGFTYRSEVKIDFDGDYKSSIDPNLSNIFASMGLTGLPAGTGGRTQNGALTLNLPEMWEVSGYNRVAPQWAIHYSLTYTSWSQFQELKATGNDGQTLFYKDESFKDAYRIALGTTYYYDKNWTFRTGIAFDDSPVPADKRSISIPDQDRLWLSAGMTYAFNDDASIDVGASYMHGQNVSFTEGEGPAAYTFKSEGKAWLFGTNFNYAF; via the coding sequence ATGAGCCAGAAAACCCTGTTCAAAAAGACTGCGCTGGCAGTCGCAGTGGCAATCGTATCAACGTCCGCCTGGTCAGCGGGCTTCCAGCTTAACGAATTTTCTTCCTCTGGCCTTGGCCGTGCATATTCCGGGGAAGGCGCCATTGCCGATGACGCAGGCAACGTGAGCCGTAACCCGGCGCTGATCACCATGTTTGATCGCCCTACCTTCTCTATGGGTGCCGTCTATATCGATCCCGATGTCAACGTCACCGGGAAATCCAATTTAACCGGGCAGAGTGCTAACCAGGACAACATCGCGCCAGTCGCCTGGGTTCCTAACATGCACTTTGTTATGCCAATCAACGATCAGTTTGGTTGGGGTGCGTCTGTTACCTCCAACTACGGTCTGGCAACAGAATTTAACGACAGCTACGCGGCCGGCATTTACGGCGGCAAGACCGACCTGCAGACCATCAACCTGAACCTGAGCGGTGCTTATCGCCTGGACAGCAACTGGAGCTTCGGTGTGGGCTTTGATGCTGTTTACGCAAAAGCGAAAATTGAACGCTATGCAGGTTCCCTCGGCCCTCTGCTGGCGAGTCAGCTGCAAGGCCGGGTTCCACCCTCCATGCTGGACGGCATTAGCTCTCCAGACGACCAGATCGCGTACCTGAAAGGCGACGAGTGGGGCTTCGGCTGGAACGCAGGCATCCTGTATGAGCTGGACAAAAACAACCGTTGGGGCTTCACCTACCGTTCAGAAGTCAAAATCGACTTCGACGGCGACTATAAAAGCTCCATCGATCCGAACCTGAGCAACATCTTTGCCAGCATGGGTCTGACCGGCCTGCCAGCAGGTACCGGCGGCAGAACCCAGAACGGCGCACTGACGCTGAACCTGCCTGAAATGTGGGAAGTGTCTGGTTATAACCGCGTTGCACCGCAGTGGGCTATTCACTACAGCCTGACCTACACCAGCTGGAGCCAGTTCCAGGAACTGAAAGCGACCGGCAACGACGGCCAGACGCTGTTCTATAAAGATGAAAGCTTCAAAGATGCTTATCGTATCGCGCTGGGTACTACCTACTACTACGATAAGAACTGGACCTTCCGTACCGGTATCGCGTTCGATGACAGCCCAGTTCCGGCTGACAAGCGTTCCATCTCTATCCCGGATCAGGACCGTCTGTGGCTGAGCGCCGGTATGACTTATGCGTTTAACGACGATGCATCTATCGATGTGGGCGCGTCTTATATGCACGGCCAGAACGTCAGCTTCACCGAGGGCGAAGGCCCTGCAGCGTACACCTTCAAATCTGAAGGTAAAGCCTGGCTGTTCGGTACCAACTTCAACTACGCGTTCTAA
- a CDS encoding ABC transporter permease: MKLRLSALALGTTLLVGCASSGEQTGRSDPLEGFNRSMYSFNYNVLDPYLVRPVAVAWRDYVPQPARNGLSNFTSNLEEPAVMVNFFLQGDPYQGMVHFTRFFLNSLLGMGGFIDVAGMANQKLQREQPHRFGSTLGSYGVGYGPYMQLPFYGSFTIRDDGGDMVDTLYPVLSWLTWPLSIGKWTVEGIETRAQLLDSDGLLRQSSDPYIMVREAYFQNHDFIASGGKLKPEDNPNAKAIENELSEIDKE, encoded by the coding sequence ATGAAACTTCGGCTGTCGGCGCTTGCGCTGGGCACCACGTTGCTCGTGGGCTGTGCCAGCTCGGGCGAGCAAACAGGGCGCTCCGATCCCTTAGAAGGGTTCAACCGATCCATGTATAGCTTTAACTACAACGTGCTGGACCCGTATCTGGTTCGTCCGGTTGCTGTGGCATGGCGTGATTACGTTCCGCAACCGGCTCGAAATGGTCTGAGCAACTTCACCAGTAACCTGGAAGAGCCTGCTGTCATGGTGAACTTCTTCCTGCAGGGCGATCCGTATCAGGGGATGGTGCATTTCACCCGCTTCTTCCTGAACAGCCTGTTAGGGATGGGTGGCTTTATTGATGTGGCGGGAATGGCGAATCAGAAGTTGCAGCGTGAGCAGCCGCATCGCTTTGGTAGCACACTCGGCAGCTATGGCGTCGGTTACGGCCCGTATATGCAATTGCCGTTTTATGGCAGCTTTACGATTCGTGATGACGGTGGCGACATGGTCGATACCCTTTATCCGGTGCTGTCGTGGCTGACCTGGCCGCTGTCGATTGGCAAATGGACCGTGGAAGGTATCGAGACCCGCGCTCAACTGCTGGATTCGGACGGCCTGCTGCGTCAGTCTTCCGACCCGTACATTATGGTCCGCGAAGCCTACTTCCAGAATCATGACTTCATTGCTAGCGGCGGCAAGCTGAAACCGGAAGATAATCCGAACGCCAAGGCTATCGAGAATGAGCTTTCTGAGATAGATAAAGAATAA
- a CDS encoding transport, whose protein sequence is MDELNAEKIDKHTDELEVESEEKQHGGKIEVDEDRLPSRAMAIHEHIRQDGEKELERDAMALLWSAIAAGLSMGASLLAKGIFHVQLEGVPGGFLIENLGYTFGFVIVIMARQQLFTENTVTAVLPVMQKPTWGNFGLLMRLWSVVLLGNIIGTGVAAWAFEYMPIFDEPTRDAFVKIGMDIMKNTPLEMFSNAIISGWIIATMVWMFPSAGAAKIVVIILMTWLIALADTTHIVVGTVEVLYLVFNGTQHWSDFFWPFALPTLAGNICGGTFIFALLSHAQIRNDMSNKRKAELKEKEKSQQNNVENPKKAD, encoded by the coding sequence ATGGACGAACTGAACGCAGAAAAAATCGATAAACATACCGATGAGCTGGAAGTGGAAAGCGAAGAAAAACAGCACGGGGGCAAAATCGAGGTCGATGAGGACCGGCTCCCCTCACGGGCGATGGCGATCCACGAACATATCCGTCAGGACGGCGAAAAAGAGCTTGAGCGCGATGCGATGGCGTTACTGTGGTCAGCCATTGCCGCCGGGCTGTCGATGGGGGCATCGCTACTGGCAAAAGGGATATTCCACGTCCAGCTAGAAGGCGTGCCGGGCGGGTTTCTGATTGAGAATCTGGGCTACACCTTTGGGTTTGTGATTGTCATTATGGCGCGCCAACAGCTGTTTACGGAGAACACAGTCACAGCAGTTCTGCCCGTTATGCAAAAGCCCACGTGGGGGAACTTCGGGCTTCTGATGCGCCTGTGGAGCGTGGTGCTGCTGGGGAATATCATCGGCACGGGCGTCGCCGCCTGGGCGTTCGAGTATATGCCAATATTTGATGAGCCTACCCGTGATGCGTTTGTCAAAATCGGCATGGACATCATGAAGAACACCCCGCTCGAAATGTTCTCCAACGCCATTATCTCTGGCTGGATCATCGCCACTATGGTCTGGATGTTCCCCTCTGCCGGGGCTGCCAAAATCGTGGTGATTATCCTGATGACCTGGCTGATCGCGCTGGCAGACACCACCCATATTGTCGTCGGCACGGTGGAAGTTCTGTATCTGGTGTTCAATGGCACCCAACACTGGAGCGATTTTTTCTGGCCTTTCGCCCTGCCGACGCTGGCGGGTAATATCTGTGGCGGAACCTTTATCTTTGCCCTGCTGAGCCATGCACAAATCCGCAATGATATGTCCAACAAGCGTAAGGCTGAGCTGAAGGAAAAGGAAAAATCTCAGCAAAACAACGTCGAAAATCCAAAAAAAGCGGATTAA